A region from the Biomphalaria glabrata chromosome 14, xgBioGlab47.1, whole genome shotgun sequence genome encodes:
- the LOC106051505 gene encoding uncharacterized protein LOC106051505 isoform X1, which produces MLLRFVINSLQLILMPLFIMDFIYSFNDTITCGTYDERNVSEVTVKYTKLPIVIMKDSRKIVHCTIDSCNFTKDFREIVECNITLDKINYQLKLKCLQRNADWTPVGLWSLLVKNNDMIFIESGRCNLYLYAKPQKVNCTYIETCEINSFVICSIEKIFPQAICKFYVSSQQKLNNEVFHNHTAINKTVTYYHTLCKIEIKKQIGFNYLRDLNVEVFPNASNSKEDETIINIKTFVVNIIKGSECQEITTLDFQDNEKLTNYSSETFSPNGFTEIFNTTDLSTSFTKTQSDNILKIIAFGIVGSCVALTLLMCLIYNLCFRVYYRLKFTFNTDKKMSNCCKHAEQVDNSDIYLLNKLNRTKLKDIPIEGKPMKMNANRETLGSLPDHYCTIDRTSYSRKATTVKQSSRDTLDFDPYSTIEECLVDMKCNKLISSQFGITENIITSSVIIISDKSKDDVPIERVSKRLLDGNIYESIA; this is translated from the exons ATTCGTTTAATGATACAATAACGTGTGGGACGTATGATGAAAGAAATGTTTCTGAAGTGACTGTGAAGTACACGAAACTTCCAATAGTTATTATGAAAGATTCGCGAAAGATAGTTCATTGCACGATAGACAGTTGCAATTTCACTAAAGATTTCAGAGAAATAGTTGAATGTAACATTACATTGGACAAAATTAACTATCAGCTAAAGCTGAAATGTTTACAACGAAATGCAGATTGGACTCCAGTTGGACTGTGGTCATTACTCGTCAAAAATAACGATATGATTTTTATAGAAAGTGGAAGATGCAACTTGTATTTATAcg CTAAACCACAGAAAGTCAACTGTACTTATATTGAAACATGCGAAATAAACTCATTTGTAATTTGTAGTATTGAGAAAATATTTCCACAAGCAATATGTAAATTTTACGTATCTAGCCAGCAG AAACTGAATAATGAAGTATTCCATAATCATACTGCTATTAATAAAACTGTTACTTATTATCATACATTGtgtaaaattgaaataaagaaacaaataggGTTTAATTACCTAAGAGATTTAAATGTAGAAGTATTTCCAAATGCCTCTAATTCAAAGGAAGACGAGacaataataaacataaaaactTTTGTGGTCAACATTATAAAGG gCTCTGagtgtcaagaaattacaaCACTAGACTTTCAAGATAATGAGAAATTAACAA ACTATAGTTCGGAAACTTTTTCGCCCAATGGTTTTACTGAAATATTTAATACTACAGATCTCAGCACCAGTTTTACAAAGA CTCAAAGCGACAATATTTTGAAGATCATTGCATTTGGTATTGTGGGAAGTTGTGTGGCGCTAACTTTACTGATGTgtcttatttataatttat gttTTCGTGTTTACTACAGATtgaaatttacatttaatacaGATAA aaaaatgtCAAACTGTTGCAAACATGCAG aACAGGTGGACAATagtgacatttatttattaaacaaattaaatcgTACTAAGCTAAAAG ACATCCCTATCGAAGGTAAGCCTATGAAGATGAACGCCAACAGAGAAACTTTAGGATCACTTCCAG ATCATTACTGTACCATAGACAGAACATCATACAGTAGGAAAGCGACAACAGTGAAACAGTCATCTAGAGACACTCTAGACTTCG aCCCTTACTCCACTATTGAGGAATGCTTAGTTGACATGAAATGCAACAAATTAATCAGCTCTCAATTTGGAATCACGGAGAACATAATTACATCTTCTGTTATTATAATATCCG ACAAATCAAAGGATGATGTACCTATAGAACGTGTTTCAAAACGTCTACTAGATGGTAACATTTATGAAAGCATTGCTTGA
- the LOC106051505 gene encoding uncharacterized protein LOC106051505 isoform X3: MKDSRKIVHCTIDSCNFTKDFREIVECNITLDKINYQLKLKCLQRNADWTPVGLWSLLVKNNDMIFIESGRCNLYLYAKPQKVNCTYIETCEINSFVICSIEKIFPQAICKFYVSSQQKLNNEVFHNHTAINKTVTYYHTLCKIEIKKQIGFNYLRDLNVEVFPNASNSKEDETIINIKTFVVNIIKGSECQEITTLDFQDNEKLTNYSSETFSPNGFTEIFNTTDLSTSFTKTQSDNILKIIAFGIVGSCVALTLLMCLIYNLCFRVYYRLKFTFNTDKKMSNCCKHAEQVDNSDIYLLNKLNRTKLKDIPIEGKPMKMNANRETLGSLPDHYCTIDRTSYSRKATTVKQSSRDTLDFDPYSTIEECLVDMKCNKLISSQFGITENIITSSVIIISDKSKDDVPIERVSKRLLDGNIYESIA, encoded by the exons ATGAAAGATTCGCGAAAGATAGTTCATTGCACGATAGACAGTTGCAATTTCACTAAAGATTTCAGAGAAATAGTTGAATGTAACATTACATTGGACAAAATTAACTATCAGCTAAAGCTGAAATGTTTACAACGAAATGCAGATTGGACTCCAGTTGGACTGTGGTCATTACTCGTCAAAAATAACGATATGATTTTTATAGAAAGTGGAAGATGCAACTTGTATTTATAcg CTAAACCACAGAAAGTCAACTGTACTTATATTGAAACATGCGAAATAAACTCATTTGTAATTTGTAGTATTGAGAAAATATTTCCACAAGCAATATGTAAATTTTACGTATCTAGCCAGCAG AAACTGAATAATGAAGTATTCCATAATCATACTGCTATTAATAAAACTGTTACTTATTATCATACATTGtgtaaaattgaaataaagaaacaaataggGTTTAATTACCTAAGAGATTTAAATGTAGAAGTATTTCCAAATGCCTCTAATTCAAAGGAAGACGAGacaataataaacataaaaactTTTGTGGTCAACATTATAAAGG gCTCTGagtgtcaagaaattacaaCACTAGACTTTCAAGATAATGAGAAATTAACAA ACTATAGTTCGGAAACTTTTTCGCCCAATGGTTTTACTGAAATATTTAATACTACAGATCTCAGCACCAGTTTTACAAAGA CTCAAAGCGACAATATTTTGAAGATCATTGCATTTGGTATTGTGGGAAGTTGTGTGGCGCTAACTTTACTGATGTgtcttatttataatttat gttTTCGTGTTTACTACAGATtgaaatttacatttaatacaGATAA aaaaatgtCAAACTGTTGCAAACATGCAG aACAGGTGGACAATagtgacatttatttattaaacaaattaaatcgTACTAAGCTAAAAG ACATCCCTATCGAAGGTAAGCCTATGAAGATGAACGCCAACAGAGAAACTTTAGGATCACTTCCAG ATCATTACTGTACCATAGACAGAACATCATACAGTAGGAAAGCGACAACAGTGAAACAGTCATCTAGAGACACTCTAGACTTCG aCCCTTACTCCACTATTGAGGAATGCTTAGTTGACATGAAATGCAACAAATTAATCAGCTCTCAATTTGGAATCACGGAGAACATAATTACATCTTCTGTTATTATAATATCCG ACAAATCAAAGGATGATGTACCTATAGAACGTGTTTCAAAACGTCTACTAGATGGTAACATTTATGAAAGCATTGCTTGA
- the LOC106051505 gene encoding uncharacterized protein LOC106051505 isoform X6, protein MRMEGGKQKLNNEVFHNHTAINKTVTYYHTLCKIEIKKQIGFNYLRDLNVEVFPNASNSKEDETIINIKTFVVNIIKGSECQEITTLDFQDNEKLTNYSSETFSPNGFTEIFNTTDLSTSFTKTQSDNILKIIAFGIVGSCVALTLLMCLIYNLCFRVYYRLKFTFNTDKKMSNCCKHAEQVDNSDIYLLNKLNRTKLKDIPIEGKPMKMNANRETLGSLPDHYCTIDRTSYSRKATTVKQSSRDTLDFDPYSTIEECLVDMKCNKLISSQFGITENIITSSVIIISDKSKDDVPIERVSKRLLDGNIYESIA, encoded by the exons AAACTGAATAATGAAGTATTCCATAATCATACTGCTATTAATAAAACTGTTACTTATTATCATACATTGtgtaaaattgaaataaagaaacaaataggGTTTAATTACCTAAGAGATTTAAATGTAGAAGTATTTCCAAATGCCTCTAATTCAAAGGAAGACGAGacaataataaacataaaaactTTTGTGGTCAACATTATAAAGG gCTCTGagtgtcaagaaattacaaCACTAGACTTTCAAGATAATGAGAAATTAACAA ACTATAGTTCGGAAACTTTTTCGCCCAATGGTTTTACTGAAATATTTAATACTACAGATCTCAGCACCAGTTTTACAAAGA CTCAAAGCGACAATATTTTGAAGATCATTGCATTTGGTATTGTGGGAAGTTGTGTGGCGCTAACTTTACTGATGTgtcttatttataatttat gttTTCGTGTTTACTACAGATtgaaatttacatttaatacaGATAA aaaaatgtCAAACTGTTGCAAACATGCAG aACAGGTGGACAATagtgacatttatttattaaacaaattaaatcgTACTAAGCTAAAAG ACATCCCTATCGAAGGTAAGCCTATGAAGATGAACGCCAACAGAGAAACTTTAGGATCACTTCCAG ATCATTACTGTACCATAGACAGAACATCATACAGTAGGAAAGCGACAACAGTGAAACAGTCATCTAGAGACACTCTAGACTTCG aCCCTTACTCCACTATTGAGGAATGCTTAGTTGACATGAAATGCAACAAATTAATCAGCTCTCAATTTGGAATCACGGAGAACATAATTACATCTTCTGTTATTATAATATCCG ACAAATCAAAGGATGATGTACCTATAGAACGTGTTTCAAAACGTCTACTAGATGGTAACATTTATGAAAGCATTGCTTGA
- the LOC106051505 gene encoding uncharacterized protein LOC106051505 isoform X4: protein MLLRFVINSLQLILMPLFIMDFISKPQKVNCTYIETCEINSFVICSIEKIFPQAICKFYVSSQQKLNNEVFHNHTAINKTVTYYHTLCKIEIKKQIGFNYLRDLNVEVFPNASNSKEDETIINIKTFVVNIIKGSECQEITTLDFQDNEKLTNYSSETFSPNGFTEIFNTTDLSTSFTKTQSDNILKIIAFGIVGSCVALTLLMCLIYNLCFRVYYRLKFTFNTDKKMSNCCKHAEQVDNSDIYLLNKLNRTKLKDIPIEGKPMKMNANRETLGSLPDHYCTIDRTSYSRKATTVKQSSRDTLDFDPYSTIEECLVDMKCNKLISSQFGITENIITSSVIIISDKSKDDVPIERVSKRLLDGNIYESIA from the exons CTAAACCACAGAAAGTCAACTGTACTTATATTGAAACATGCGAAATAAACTCATTTGTAATTTGTAGTATTGAGAAAATATTTCCACAAGCAATATGTAAATTTTACGTATCTAGCCAGCAG AAACTGAATAATGAAGTATTCCATAATCATACTGCTATTAATAAAACTGTTACTTATTATCATACATTGtgtaaaattgaaataaagaaacaaataggGTTTAATTACCTAAGAGATTTAAATGTAGAAGTATTTCCAAATGCCTCTAATTCAAAGGAAGACGAGacaataataaacataaaaactTTTGTGGTCAACATTATAAAGG gCTCTGagtgtcaagaaattacaaCACTAGACTTTCAAGATAATGAGAAATTAACAA ACTATAGTTCGGAAACTTTTTCGCCCAATGGTTTTACTGAAATATTTAATACTACAGATCTCAGCACCAGTTTTACAAAGA CTCAAAGCGACAATATTTTGAAGATCATTGCATTTGGTATTGTGGGAAGTTGTGTGGCGCTAACTTTACTGATGTgtcttatttataatttat gttTTCGTGTTTACTACAGATtgaaatttacatttaatacaGATAA aaaaatgtCAAACTGTTGCAAACATGCAG aACAGGTGGACAATagtgacatttatttattaaacaaattaaatcgTACTAAGCTAAAAG ACATCCCTATCGAAGGTAAGCCTATGAAGATGAACGCCAACAGAGAAACTTTAGGATCACTTCCAG ATCATTACTGTACCATAGACAGAACATCATACAGTAGGAAAGCGACAACAGTGAAACAGTCATCTAGAGACACTCTAGACTTCG aCCCTTACTCCACTATTGAGGAATGCTTAGTTGACATGAAATGCAACAAATTAATCAGCTCTCAATTTGGAATCACGGAGAACATAATTACATCTTCTGTTATTATAATATCCG ACAAATCAAAGGATGATGTACCTATAGAACGTGTTTCAAAACGTCTACTAGATGGTAACATTTATGAAAGCATTGCTTGA
- the LOC106051505 gene encoding uncharacterized protein LOC106051505 isoform X5, with translation MLLRFVINSLQLILMPLFIMDFIYSFNDTITCGTYDERNVSEVTVKYTKLPIVIMKDSRKIVHCTIDSCNFTKDFREIVECNITLDKINYQLKLKCLQRNADWTPVGLWSLLVKNNDMIFIESGRCNLYLYGSECQEITTLDFQDNEKLTNYSSETFSPNGFTEIFNTTDLSTSFTKTQSDNILKIIAFGIVGSCVALTLLMCLIYNLCFRVYYRLKFTFNTDKKMSNCCKHAEQVDNSDIYLLNKLNRTKLKDIPIEGKPMKMNANRETLGSLPDHYCTIDRTSYSRKATTVKQSSRDTLDFDPYSTIEECLVDMKCNKLISSQFGITENIITSSVIIISDKSKDDVPIERVSKRLLDGNIYESIA, from the exons ATTCGTTTAATGATACAATAACGTGTGGGACGTATGATGAAAGAAATGTTTCTGAAGTGACTGTGAAGTACACGAAACTTCCAATAGTTATTATGAAAGATTCGCGAAAGATAGTTCATTGCACGATAGACAGTTGCAATTTCACTAAAGATTTCAGAGAAATAGTTGAATGTAACATTACATTGGACAAAATTAACTATCAGCTAAAGCTGAAATGTTTACAACGAAATGCAGATTGGACTCCAGTTGGACTGTGGTCATTACTCGTCAAAAATAACGATATGATTTTTATAGAAAGTGGAAGATGCAACTTGTATTTATAcg gCTCTGagtgtcaagaaattacaaCACTAGACTTTCAAGATAATGAGAAATTAACAA ACTATAGTTCGGAAACTTTTTCGCCCAATGGTTTTACTGAAATATTTAATACTACAGATCTCAGCACCAGTTTTACAAAGA CTCAAAGCGACAATATTTTGAAGATCATTGCATTTGGTATTGTGGGAAGTTGTGTGGCGCTAACTTTACTGATGTgtcttatttataatttat gttTTCGTGTTTACTACAGATtgaaatttacatttaatacaGATAA aaaaatgtCAAACTGTTGCAAACATGCAG aACAGGTGGACAATagtgacatttatttattaaacaaattaaatcgTACTAAGCTAAAAG ACATCCCTATCGAAGGTAAGCCTATGAAGATGAACGCCAACAGAGAAACTTTAGGATCACTTCCAG ATCATTACTGTACCATAGACAGAACATCATACAGTAGGAAAGCGACAACAGTGAAACAGTCATCTAGAGACACTCTAGACTTCG aCCCTTACTCCACTATTGAGGAATGCTTAGTTGACATGAAATGCAACAAATTAATCAGCTCTCAATTTGGAATCACGGAGAACATAATTACATCTTCTGTTATTATAATATCCG ACAAATCAAAGGATGATGTACCTATAGAACGTGTTTCAAAACGTCTACTAGATGGTAACATTTATGAAAGCATTGCTTGA
- the LOC106051505 gene encoding uncharacterized protein LOC106051505 isoform X2: protein MLLRFVINSLQLILMPLFIMDFIYSFNDTITCGTYDERNVSEVTVKYTKLPIVIMKDSRKIVHCTIDSCNFTKDFREIVECNITLDKINYQLKLKCLQRNADWTPVGLWSLLVKNNDMIFIESGRCNLYLYAKPQKVNCTYIETCEINSFVICSIEKIFPQAICKFYVSSQQEDETIINIKTFVVNIIKGSECQEITTLDFQDNEKLTNYSSETFSPNGFTEIFNTTDLSTSFTKTQSDNILKIIAFGIVGSCVALTLLMCLIYNLCFRVYYRLKFTFNTDKKMSNCCKHAEQVDNSDIYLLNKLNRTKLKDIPIEGKPMKMNANRETLGSLPDHYCTIDRTSYSRKATTVKQSSRDTLDFDPYSTIEECLVDMKCNKLISSQFGITENIITSSVIIISDKSKDDVPIERVSKRLLDGNIYESIA, encoded by the exons ATTCGTTTAATGATACAATAACGTGTGGGACGTATGATGAAAGAAATGTTTCTGAAGTGACTGTGAAGTACACGAAACTTCCAATAGTTATTATGAAAGATTCGCGAAAGATAGTTCATTGCACGATAGACAGTTGCAATTTCACTAAAGATTTCAGAGAAATAGTTGAATGTAACATTACATTGGACAAAATTAACTATCAGCTAAAGCTGAAATGTTTACAACGAAATGCAGATTGGACTCCAGTTGGACTGTGGTCATTACTCGTCAAAAATAACGATATGATTTTTATAGAAAGTGGAAGATGCAACTTGTATTTATAcg CTAAACCACAGAAAGTCAACTGTACTTATATTGAAACATGCGAAATAAACTCATTTGTAATTTGTAGTATTGAGAAAATATTTCCACAAGCAATATGTAAATTTTACGTATCTAGCCAGCAG GAAGACGAGacaataataaacataaaaactTTTGTGGTCAACATTATAAAGG gCTCTGagtgtcaagaaattacaaCACTAGACTTTCAAGATAATGAGAAATTAACAA ACTATAGTTCGGAAACTTTTTCGCCCAATGGTTTTACTGAAATATTTAATACTACAGATCTCAGCACCAGTTTTACAAAGA CTCAAAGCGACAATATTTTGAAGATCATTGCATTTGGTATTGTGGGAAGTTGTGTGGCGCTAACTTTACTGATGTgtcttatttataatttat gttTTCGTGTTTACTACAGATtgaaatttacatttaatacaGATAA aaaaatgtCAAACTGTTGCAAACATGCAG aACAGGTGGACAATagtgacatttatttattaaacaaattaaatcgTACTAAGCTAAAAG ACATCCCTATCGAAGGTAAGCCTATGAAGATGAACGCCAACAGAGAAACTTTAGGATCACTTCCAG ATCATTACTGTACCATAGACAGAACATCATACAGTAGGAAAGCGACAACAGTGAAACAGTCATCTAGAGACACTCTAGACTTCG aCCCTTACTCCACTATTGAGGAATGCTTAGTTGACATGAAATGCAACAAATTAATCAGCTCTCAATTTGGAATCACGGAGAACATAATTACATCTTCTGTTATTATAATATCCG ACAAATCAAAGGATGATGTACCTATAGAACGTGTTTCAAAACGTCTACTAGATGGTAACATTTATGAAAGCATTGCTTGA